The Alkalihalobacillus sp. LMS6 genomic interval CATGATTGTTGGTGTTTTTACTGAGAAACGTTTGATTGCTGCAAGGGCACTCCTTGTACCAGATGTCGATGAAGATGAGCATTTAGGGAAAGACGCTGGTCTATCAAGAGATCAATTAAAAGAAGTCATCTATCAAGAAATTTCTCTTGTTCATCCTGAATATAGGGGGCGACGGTTGCAACAGCAAATGGGGGAATGGTTAAATTGTAGACTGAAAAAAGAAGATCAGCCTTATCAATATGTATGTGCAACAGTTGCGCCAACAAACCTCCCTAGCATGGTCGATAAACTGAAGCAAGGAATGGAGATTGTTGCACTTAAAGAGAAGTATGGAGGAAAGCTCCGCTATATTTTCATAAAAAACATAAAAAATCCGTCTTCATCGTTTTATGAAACGACCGTTGACGTCTGGCTAGACGATCATGAAAAACAAAAAGATCTGATTCGCCTTGGGTACAAAGGTGTCGCTCTTAAGAGAGAAAAGGATACATACAAAATCGTTTACAGGATGTAGAAAAGTGTCGAAAACAGCTGCTTTTTAGGGCTGTTTTTTTATTATGGAAGGAATGGAAGAAAAATGGGTAAACTTGGAATGAGGAATGTAAAACACAATGATGTACAAAAGATGTTCGATAAGTTGGGATGAAAGCGCATACTTTCATAATAATATTGATGTTACAATCAAATCAAGAAAGGAGGGATTGCATTGGCATTGAATGATCGAAGCCAAAAAATTCTCAATGAGATCATCAGTAATCGACAAATTACGAGCGGCGTAATTGAAAAAAAATACGAGTTAAGCCGTCGCCAGCTTGGATACACCATTCAAAAAATTAACGAATGGCTGGGATCCGAAGATCTCCCTGAGATAGAACGAACGAGGCAAGGTCATTTCATTGTTGATCAGTCTGTTTTTTCAAAGTTATCACGTCAACCTGCGGACGCATCAGTCGTAACACAAGAACAAGGGTTTTTAACAGAGGAGCAGCGCAGTCATTATCTTTTATTTATGCTTCTAGCCAACAAAGAAGAATTATCGTTGTTTCACTTCCAATCGGAGTTAGGCTATAGCAAAAATACGATATTAAATGATTTAAAACGTGTGCAGGAGCGGTTAAACGAATTTAACCTTGATATTTATTACTCCCGTCGCGATGGCTATCTGCTCCAAGGAAAAGAGCTCAACATCCGTAAGCTTCTCATTCATCTTGTTGATTTAGCGATTCACTCAAATCAAGAAACGATGTGGTTAGAAGAGGTTGCGAACATTGAGAAAGACGAGATAGAAGATTTGCAGAAGCGAATTGAAAAAGTGGAGCAACGTTTAGGAATTCGTTTTACCGATGAAAAAATGTTGGCAATGCCTTATATCTTTCTCTTAGTTTTAAAAAGAATCGCAAGTGGTTCTGTACTTGAACCCTTCCCAATTGAATATGAAGAGTTGTCCGATACAAAAGAATATCAGGCAACCGAGTACATTTTTCAAAATATGAATAATGTACCAAAGCAAGAACGTCTTTTTATTACACTGCATTTACTTGCGGCTAATGTTCACTGGTCCGACTTACTAACAGAGGATGACTCGATTCCGGATTTAATTCCAGCTCTTTCAAATATGCTTCGGTCGTTTGAAAAGAGTGCTTGTATTTATTTACAGGAGCGGGAGTTGTTATTAAAGAAACTGGTACAACATACAAAGCCGGCGTATTATCGCATTCGTTATCAGTTAACAGAAATGGAAACGGTTCAAAATCCATTTAGCAAAGAATATCGAGAACTTCACCATCTTGTGAAGCGAAGTCTAGGGCCATTAGAAGAACTGTTTGGAAAAGAGATCCCGGAAACGGAAGCGATCTACTTAACGATGCTCATTGGTTCTTGGATGACTCGACAGGGTGAAAGTATAGACAAAAAAATAAAAGCGATTGTTGTATGTCCACAAGGTGTATCGGTTTCACGGTTAATGTTAAAAGAACTGAAGGAATTGTTTCCAGAATTTATCTTTCTTGATTCTCTATCTGTTCGACAGTTCAACTCCTATGAATTGTCCTACGATCTGATTTTCTCACAAACGTCTTTAGCAACAGAAAAGTTGCTTTATGTAACGAAAGCGTTTCTCAGTCGAGAAGAAAAGTATCGTTTGAAGCAGCAAGTCATGCAAGATATTCACGGGTATAAGCCAACAACGATTAATATTGATCACTTAATGGATATGATTAGTGGTTATGCAACGGTTGAAAATGAAAACGATTTAAGAAAAGCCTTACACGGTTATTTCTTTCCAACTGAAAGCAATACGTACACTGATGAAGCACTGCAAGACAGTCTTAGTACCTTTTTGACTAAAGGAGTCATGCAACAGCTAGACGCTGTGGAAGATTGGGATGAGGCATTAAGGCAAGCCTCAAAACCTTTAGTAGACCAAGGAATTGTCGAACCACGTTATGTTGATGCGCTTGTCGCGAATAAAGATCGAGATCCTTATATCGTTATAGGTCCTGGTCTAGCGATTCCGCATGCGGCGCCAGAAGAAGGCGTCATCCAAACGGGAATGAGTTTGTTGCAGCTAAAAGAGCCTGTTCACTTTACAGAAGAAGAACAGATTCACGTCATCATCGTGATTGCTGCTAAAGACAAACATCAACATATTCGAGCTTTAAGGCAGCTTATCAAGCTTGCTGGCTCAACTAAAGATCGTCGAGCATTTTTACAAGCGCCATCAATAGAGAAAATGGCAAACATCATTATGGCCTATTCGATGGATGAGGAGTAGAGAGAATAGAGGTGAAACCACAATGCGTCTTGATGAATCAACTATATTACTTGATATCAACGCCACAGATAAAGAAAGCGTTTTGAAGCAAATGTCAGACAATCTTGTTCGTGAAGGGCTTGTTAAAACAAGTTTTGTCGATGCCATTATCGCGAGAGAAAACGAATATCCGACTGGTTTACCTACTGCTGGAGTGGCGGTAGCAATCCCGCATACGGATGTGGAACACGTAAACGAGAAGACGATCAGCATTGGTCGTCTGAAAGAGGCTGTCCCTTTTGGCATGATGGGAGGCGACCCTTCTGAGCAAGTGCAAGTAAAAGTTGTGTTTATGCTCGCAATGAAGGAAGCGCATGCACAGCTGACATTATTACAGCAATTGATGCAACTCTTTCAAAACGAAAGCAAGTTAATGCAAATTGTAAACGCATCATCTAAAGAAGAAGTAAAACTATTAATCGATGACAGTCTCGAATTGACTGTATAAGGAGGAACTAATCATGGCAAAGAAAAAAGTATTAGTCGCATGTGGAGCAGGAATCGCAACATCAACGGTGGTAAACAACGCAATCGAAGAAATGGCAAAAGAACACAAAATTGCTGTAGATTTGGTTCAAATTAAAATTTCTGAAGTAGGTGCACACCGCGATACAGCAGACTTACTCGTTACAACAGCGATGACACAAACTGAATATCCTTTCCCAGTTATTAATGCACGTTCATTTTTAACAGGAATTGGTACAGACAAAACAAAACAAGAGATTTTGGACGCATTGAAAGCATAATTGCATAAAAACCATTATGAATGAAGACGGAATTTCTAGTGTGACTGGGAATTCCGTTTCAATAAAGGGGGAACAACCATGGATGGATTTGTTGATTTCATTCAAGGATTCTTAGATTTAGGTGCGACGGTTATTTTGCCGGTAGCGATCTTTATTCTAGGATTAGTATTTGGACAAAAACCAGGAAAAGCCTTTCGCTCCGGTTTAACAATTGGAATTGCGTTCGTTGGGATCTTCCTAGTAGTAGACTTACTTGTTAACAATTTAGGGCCAGCTGCTCAAGGCATGGTGGACCGATTAGGCGTTGAACTAAACGTAATTGATGTTGGTTGGCCCGCATCGTCTTCAATCGCATGGGCTTCCGTTGTGGCAGCATTTATTATTCCGTTAGGTCTTGCTGTAAACGTCATTATGTTATTAACAAAGACAACAAAAACAATGAACGTCGATATTTGGAACTTCTGGCATTACACGTTCACAGCAGCAATGGTTTATGTCGTTTCTGGAAACATTTTTATTTCATTACTTGCTGCAATCATTTTCCAAGTTGTCTGTTTGAAAGTTGCAGATTGGACAGCTCCAATGATTAGTAAATTTTACGATCTACCAGGTGTTTCAATTGCAACAGGTAGTACAATCTCGTATGCACCAGGAATCTTCTTAGTTAAAGGGTTGCAAAAAATTCCTAAAGTGAAAGACTGGAATGCAGATCCAGAATCCATTGAAAGACGCTTTGGCATCTTAGGCGAATCCATGTTTATTGGTTTAGTGCTTGGTGCCACGATCGGTGCCTTAGCCGGTTATAGCGTTGGTGAAATTGTTGAAATTGGTATCGCGATGGCTGCAGTTATGGTCTTAATGCCACGTATGGTAAAAATCTTAATGGAAGGTTTGTTACCTGTATCTGAGTCTGCCCGTGAATGGTTAAACAAGCGCTTTGGTGATCGTGAAATCTATATCGGTCTAGATGCGGCAGTTGCTTTAGGACACCCAGCCGTTATTTCAACAGCTTTGATCCTTGTACCAATTACAGTTGCAATGGCGGTACTATTACCAGGAAACGCGCTCCTACCATTTGGCGATTTAGCAACCATTCCATTTATCGTTGCATTTATCGTAGGTGCTGCTCGCGGGAACATCGTGCATTCTGTTATTGTCGGGACCGTTATGATTGGGATTTCCTTATATGTTGCAACAGACATGGCGCCAATCTTCACGACGATGGCACAAGAGGCAAGCTTTAACATGCCTGCTGATTCAGCAATGATTTCAAGTATCGACCAAGGTGGAAACATCGTGAACTGGGTTATTGTTCGATTCTTCGGTCTATTTTACTAACTGAACGAAATGCAAAAAGGAGGATGAATCACCATGAAGGCACTGGTTAAAACAGACCATGGATTTGGAAACTTAGAGATACAAGACAAACCAGAACCTATACCAGCAGCAGAGCAAGTCAAGATTAAAGTTCGATATGCAGGTATTTGCGGTACCGATCTTCATACGTATGAAGGCCATTATAAAGTCGGCGTACCTGTAACACTCGGACATGAATTCTCCGGGGATGTTGTTGAAGTAGGTGAAGCAGTAACTTCTGTAGCTGTAGGGGATCGGGTAACATCAGAAACAACGTATTCAGTGTGTGGGGAGTGCGAATATTGTCAAACGAAGGACTATAATCTTTGTAGTCAGCGCAAGGGGCTTGGCACGCAACAAGACGGTGGTTTCACAAACTATTTAATCGCAAGAGAAGCAAGTGTGCACAAATTGCCTGACGGAGTCGATTACAAAGCCGCTTCCATGACAGAGCCACTCGCTTGTACGTATCATGCTGTAGAAAAAACAGAAGTCAGCCAAGGAGATATCGTTGTGGTGCTTGGACCAGGAGCGATTGGACTTTTAACCGCTCAAGTCGCAAAAAGTAAAGGTGCCAAAGTGATCATTACTGGTTTAAATAGCGATAAAATTCGTCTTGAAAAAGCGAAAGAGCTTGGGATTGACTACGTTGTGAATATTCAAGAAGAGAACTTAAAAGATGTTGTTGATGGCTTAACAAACGGATATGGTGCGGATATTGTGTATGAATGTTCAGGAGCCGTACCAGCTGCCAAACAAGGGCTAGACCTTCTTCGGAAAAAAGGACAATATTGCCAAGTTGGTATTTATGCTACACCAGAAATACCGTTTGACTTAGAGAAGATTGTTCAAAAAGAAATACGTGTGGTTGGAACAAGAAGCCAAAAGCATGCCGATTGGCAGCCATCTCTTGAACTATTAAATCGTGGGGACGTCAATGCAAAAGCCCTTGTTACCCATGAGTATGACATTACACAGTGGGAAGAAGCCTATCAAGCAATAAAAAGCGGTGAAGCGATTAAAGTGTTGCTCACTCCTGTAAACGAAGGATAACAACCATATGGTAAAGAAGGAAGAGATCGCTCTTCCTTCTCCCATACTTGATGGAGGGAACAAAGATGACAGACATGTTTTTAGATTTTATGCTTGGACCAATACGAGGAATCGGTGATTTTTATTTTGAACATCAAATGATTTTTAACACGTTAGTCGTAGGGATTGCGTTTGTTGCTTTAATTCGTAAACGTAAGGGAAAGCAACCAAAGGAGCAGTCGTAACGTGATGGAATCGTTGAAATTATATGGCGTTCAAGATATTCGTTATGAGGACGCGGAAGTGCCAACGCTGAGCCATAGCGATGATGTACGCATTAAAATCTCTACCGTTGGGATTTGTGGGTCGGACTTGTCTCGCTTTAAAAAGCTCGGACCATACGTTCCAGGGACAATATTTGGTCATGAATGTACAGGCGTAATTATCGAAACAGGCTCATCTGTTACTCATCTTCAAGAAGGGATGCGTGTGGCGGTGTGCCCAACGTTTCATTGTGGTACGTGTCAACACTGTCTATCTGGTGAGCCAAGCAGGTGCAGTTCACTACATGTTGTTGGCGCAAAACAAGACGGCGCATTTGCAGAATATATCGTTTTGCCATCATCTCACGTGTTGCCGTTGCCCGACGAAGTGGATGAAGAA includes:
- a CDS encoding GNAT family N-acetyltransferase; this encodes MEEFHFIELKAQQIEAFERLQQHVYDQLEHKEQLSTLSHGEIHNILAGNGMIVGVFTEKRLIAARALLVPDVDEDEHLGKDAGLSRDQLKEVIYQEISLVHPEYRGRRLQQQMGEWLNCRLKKEDQPYQYVCATVAPTNLPSMVDKLKQGMEIVALKEKYGGKLRYIFIKNIKNPSSSFYETTVDVWLDDHEKQKDLIRLGYKGVALKREKDTYKIVYRM
- a CDS encoding BglG family transcription antiterminator, which codes for MALNDRSQKILNEIISNRQITSGVIEKKYELSRRQLGYTIQKINEWLGSEDLPEIERTRQGHFIVDQSVFSKLSRQPADASVVTQEQGFLTEEQRSHYLLFMLLANKEELSLFHFQSELGYSKNTILNDLKRVQERLNEFNLDIYYSRRDGYLLQGKELNIRKLLIHLVDLAIHSNQETMWLEEVANIEKDEIEDLQKRIEKVEQRLGIRFTDEKMLAMPYIFLLVLKRIASGSVLEPFPIEYEELSDTKEYQATEYIFQNMNNVPKQERLFITLHLLAANVHWSDLLTEDDSIPDLIPALSNMLRSFEKSACIYLQERELLLKKLVQHTKPAYYRIRYQLTEMETVQNPFSKEYRELHHLVKRSLGPLEELFGKEIPETEAIYLTMLIGSWMTRQGESIDKKIKAIVVCPQGVSVSRLMLKELKELFPEFIFLDSLSVRQFNSYELSYDLIFSQTSLATEKLLYVTKAFLSREEKYRLKQQVMQDIHGYKPTTINIDHLMDMISGYATVENENDLRKALHGYFFPTESNTYTDEALQDSLSTFLTKGVMQQLDAVEDWDEALRQASKPLVDQGIVEPRYVDALVANKDRDPYIVIGPGLAIPHAAPEEGVIQTGMSLLQLKEPVHFTEEEQIHVIIVIAAKDKHQHIRALRQLIKLAGSTKDRRAFLQAPSIEKMANIIMAYSMDEE
- a CDS encoding PTS sugar transporter subunit IIA is translated as MRLDESTILLDINATDKESVLKQMSDNLVREGLVKTSFVDAIIARENEYPTGLPTAGVAVAIPHTDVEHVNEKTISIGRLKEAVPFGMMGGDPSEQVQVKVVFMLAMKEAHAQLTLLQQLMQLFQNESKLMQIVNASSKEEVKLLIDDSLELTV
- a CDS encoding PTS sugar transporter subunit IIB encodes the protein MAKKKVLVACGAGIATSTVVNNAIEEMAKEHKIAVDLVQIKISEVGAHRDTADLLVTTAMTQTEYPFPVINARSFLTGIGTDKTKQEILDALKA
- a CDS encoding galactitol-specific PTS transporter subunit IIC — protein: MDGFVDFIQGFLDLGATVILPVAIFILGLVFGQKPGKAFRSGLTIGIAFVGIFLVVDLLVNNLGPAAQGMVDRLGVELNVIDVGWPASSSIAWASVVAAFIIPLGLAVNVIMLLTKTTKTMNVDIWNFWHYTFTAAMVYVVSGNIFISLLAAIIFQVVCLKVADWTAPMISKFYDLPGVSIATGSTISYAPGIFLVKGLQKIPKVKDWNADPESIERRFGILGESMFIGLVLGATIGALAGYSVGEIVEIGIAMAAVMVLMPRMVKILMEGLLPVSESAREWLNKRFGDREIYIGLDAAVALGHPAVISTALILVPITVAMAVLLPGNALLPFGDLATIPFIVAFIVGAARGNIVHSVIVGTVMIGISLYVATDMAPIFTTMAQEASFNMPADSAMISSIDQGGNIVNWVIVRFFGLFY
- a CDS encoding zinc-binding dehydrogenase is translated as MKALVKTDHGFGNLEIQDKPEPIPAAEQVKIKVRYAGICGTDLHTYEGHYKVGVPVTLGHEFSGDVVEVGEAVTSVAVGDRVTSETTYSVCGECEYCQTKDYNLCSQRKGLGTQQDGGFTNYLIAREASVHKLPDGVDYKAASMTEPLACTYHAVEKTEVSQGDIVVVLGPGAIGLLTAQVAKSKGAKVIITGLNSDKIRLEKAKELGIDYVVNIQEENLKDVVDGLTNGYGADIVYECSGAVPAAKQGLDLLRKKGQYCQVGIYATPEIPFDLEKIVQKEIRVVGTRSQKHADWQPSLELLNRGDVNAKALVTHEYDITQWEEAYQAIKSGEAIKVLLTPVNEG